In Robbsia sp. KACC 23696, a single window of DNA contains:
- a CDS encoding FUSC family protein: MWRYVLKTVLAAFIAIAVAMVLDLPQPKTAMTTVFIVMQPQSGMVLAKSFYRIVGTLVGLVVMLVLISLFSQYPELFVLGIVSWMGVCTAGALRYRHLRSYGFLLAGYTPALIGFAAAQDPNTAFIASTTRVLEILLGVVVSAIVSATVFPEHSELAARKVLDNRFRALVSWVADLGQGRVDPSRLEALSVQWAADVVRFEGARNAAWFEGASARMRGTRLAHINAEFMEVTTRLHALSQLLIRLDAASRARVADPLHALMQALSVVLSPDGAAVGNAYQANALAARLGQFGVDLPSQLDAARRMIEPAPADVLLEFDTGGELLSSLVVDLRAYADTYASLHDDKAQGSGRHTLVFRPHTNAFAAGVAGGRAMLVVLLLAAVWIATAWPDGMMAVLTAGPVCALASTTPNALMTARQMTLGALFACLVAIFLSFVVYPAISSLALLYLALAPFLIAGVYLTTQIKTLGIGLGFCIFVSFLAGPDNYARAAAMPLVNDCVSLMIAFIVVTLAYTFVWPTSGNWLRSRLLRQLRRRVLIVCTQRRYRDSRILRAHFESGTRDLMSQLMVLPEQSPAQRKAALAWAFVVLEVGHALLDLRVERMPPPDPATMPRPESLSLDAMVSEIARFFERSDRAHYDKALASVAASIERHGMALSQATNADSDGTSVRSLRRTLSRLHFIRTALIDAAGPRGIWHPAFFEQSE; this comes from the coding sequence ATGTGGCGCTACGTCTTAAAGACCGTCCTTGCCGCTTTCATCGCGATTGCCGTGGCGATGGTGCTGGATCTGCCTCAGCCGAAGACGGCGATGACGACCGTGTTCATCGTCATGCAGCCGCAAAGCGGCATGGTCCTGGCAAAAAGCTTTTACCGGATCGTCGGGACCCTGGTCGGGCTTGTCGTCATGCTCGTCTTGATCAGCCTGTTCTCGCAATATCCGGAACTGTTCGTCCTCGGTATCGTCAGTTGGATGGGCGTCTGCACGGCCGGCGCGCTGCGGTATCGCCATTTGCGTTCCTACGGGTTTTTGCTCGCTGGCTATACGCCAGCCCTCATCGGATTCGCTGCGGCACAGGATCCCAATACCGCATTCATCGCGTCCACGACGCGTGTCTTGGAAATCCTCCTCGGCGTGGTCGTCTCGGCCATCGTCAGTGCGACGGTCTTCCCCGAGCACAGCGAGCTGGCCGCGCGGAAAGTGCTGGACAACCGTTTCCGGGCGCTCGTCTCCTGGGTCGCCGACCTGGGTCAAGGACGCGTCGATCCTAGCCGTCTCGAAGCCCTTAGCGTGCAATGGGCCGCCGATGTGGTTCGCTTCGAAGGCGCCCGTAACGCGGCCTGGTTCGAGGGGGCGTCCGCGCGTATGCGAGGGACGCGGCTCGCGCATATCAATGCCGAGTTCATGGAGGTAACCACCCGTCTTCATGCCCTGAGTCAGCTTTTGATACGACTCGATGCCGCATCACGCGCGCGCGTCGCCGATCCTTTGCACGCGCTGATGCAAGCCTTGAGCGTCGTCTTATCGCCTGACGGTGCCGCTGTCGGCAACGCGTATCAGGCGAACGCACTCGCGGCGCGCCTGGGGCAGTTCGGCGTCGACTTGCCGAGCCAACTTGATGCGGCAAGGCGGATGATCGAACCGGCGCCGGCGGACGTACTGTTGGAATTCGATACCGGAGGCGAATTGCTGTCCAGTCTGGTTGTCGATTTGCGCGCTTATGCCGACACCTATGCCTCGCTGCACGACGACAAAGCGCAGGGTTCCGGTCGCCACACGCTGGTGTTCCGGCCGCATACCAATGCGTTCGCTGCTGGCGTGGCCGGTGGACGGGCCATGCTGGTTGTCCTGTTGCTTGCCGCGGTCTGGATCGCGACGGCATGGCCGGACGGGATGATGGCGGTGCTGACGGCTGGCCCGGTCTGCGCATTGGCCTCGACGACGCCGAACGCGTTGATGACCGCACGCCAGATGACGCTTGGCGCGCTCTTCGCCTGCCTGGTCGCGATCTTTCTCTCGTTCGTCGTGTATCCCGCAATCAGCAGCCTTGCCTTGCTCTACCTGGCGTTGGCGCCTTTTCTGATCGCGGGCGTCTATCTCACGACGCAGATAAAGACGCTCGGAATCGGCCTCGGATTTTGCATCTTCGTCTCGTTTCTGGCCGGGCCCGACAACTATGCGAGAGCGGCGGCGATGCCGCTGGTCAACGATTGCGTATCGCTGATGATCGCCTTTATCGTGGTGACGCTGGCCTATACCTTCGTCTGGCCCACCTCGGGAAACTGGCTTAGATCGAGGCTGCTGCGTCAGTTGCGCCGCCGCGTCCTGATCGTCTGCACGCAGAGACGATACCGCGACAGCAGAATCTTGCGCGCGCATTTCGAAAGCGGTACGCGGGATTTGATGTCGCAGTTGATGGTATTGCCGGAGCAGTCTCCGGCACAGCGCAAGGCGGCATTGGCTTGGGCGTTTGTCGTGCTCGAGGTGGGCCATGCCTTGCTGGATCTGCGCGTGGAGCGGATGCCGCCACCTGATCCAGCGACGATGCCACGCCCCGAATCTCTTTCACTGGATGCGATGGTTTCGGAGATTGCCCGTTTCTTCGAGCGATCCGACCGGGCGCACTATGACAAAGCGCTCGCCTCGGTGGCGGCGTCGATCGAACGGCATGGGATGGCGCTAAGTCAGGCAACGAATGCGGACAGCGACGGCACGTCGGTACGTTCTCTACGACGCACGCTGTCGCGCTTGCATTTCATCCGAACCGCGCTGATCGATGCGGCCGGACCGCGCGGGATCTGGCACCCAGCGTTCTTTGAACAATCGGAATAG
- a CDS encoding GntR family transcriptional regulator — MNETTQQALVQSLREQILSGALTPGQRLVEAQLSEALGVSRTPLRYALSVLASEGLLEKTGARGFGVRQFSVRDVLDGIDVRGTLEGLAARTLAERGLSGTLLAQLEDCLAEGDALFHAKQMQRGDDLRYAALNGRFHALITHAAGNLAVNAALSLNNKIPFVSPGTVAFDAAARERQFAMLSYAHRQHHAIVDALKNGEGSRVEALMKEHTQISKQSLNLTLPHLPLLQRSQTETAP, encoded by the coding sequence ATGAACGAAACCACCCAGCAAGCGCTTGTACAGTCCCTTCGGGAACAAATTCTTTCCGGCGCTTTAACGCCCGGCCAGCGTCTGGTAGAGGCGCAGCTGTCGGAAGCCTTAGGGGTATCGCGCACGCCGCTGCGCTATGCCTTGAGTGTGCTGGCGTCGGAGGGGCTGCTCGAAAAGACCGGCGCGCGGGGCTTCGGCGTGCGCCAATTCAGCGTCCGGGACGTCCTCGATGGGATCGATGTACGCGGGACGCTAGAAGGGCTTGCCGCACGAACCCTCGCTGAACGCGGCTTGTCCGGCACCTTGCTTGCGCAATTGGAGGATTGCCTGGCAGAAGGCGACGCGCTATTCCACGCCAAGCAGATGCAACGCGGCGACGATCTCCGATACGCGGCGCTCAACGGCCGTTTTCACGCGCTGATCACCCACGCGGCGGGAAATCTGGCCGTCAACGCGGCGCTGAGCCTGAACAACAAGATCCCCTTCGTCTCACCCGGAACCGTCGCATTCGATGCCGCGGCGCGGGAACGGCAATTTGCCATGCTGTCGTATGCCCACCGACAGCATCACGCGATTGTCGATGCGTTGAAAAATGGCGAAGGATCGCGTGTCGAGGCGCTGATGAAAGAGCATACGCAGATTTCCAAACAAAGCCTGAACCTCACCCTCCCCCATCTTCCGCTGCTGCAACGATCACAGACCGAAACGGCACCTTGA
- a CDS encoding gallate dioxygenase, whose protein sequence is MAKIIGGIGTSHVPTIGLAYDKGKQNDPAWAPMFAGYAPVAQWLAEQKPDVMLMFYNDHANSFFFDCYPTFALGVSESHTFADEGAGKRPLPDIRGHADFAAHIAEQLLNDEFDLTIFQDKALDHGCNSPLSLMLPHAEAWPVALVPFEVNVLQYPLPAARRCYRLGQALRRAIASYPEDLKVVVVGTGGLSHQVHGERSGFNNETWDATFLDLIVDDPEKLAEMKHVDYVRLGGAESVETIMWLAMRGALGSTVRELHRSYYLATSTAMAVTLYEGEGA, encoded by the coding sequence ATGGCAAAGATCATCGGTGGCATCGGTACCTCGCACGTACCGACAATTGGGCTGGCCTACGACAAGGGCAAGCAAAACGATCCGGCATGGGCGCCGATGTTTGCCGGCTATGCGCCGGTTGCGCAATGGCTCGCGGAACAGAAACCCGACGTGATGCTGATGTTTTACAACGATCACGCGAACAGTTTCTTCTTCGACTGCTATCCGACGTTCGCCTTGGGGGTGTCCGAAAGCCACACCTTTGCCGACGAAGGTGCTGGAAAGCGGCCGCTTCCCGATATCCGGGGGCATGCCGACTTCGCCGCGCACATTGCCGAACAATTGCTGAACGATGAGTTCGACCTGACGATTTTTCAGGACAAGGCGCTCGACCATGGCTGCAATTCGCCGCTATCGCTGATGCTGCCGCATGCCGAAGCCTGGCCCGTCGCGCTGGTTCCCTTCGAGGTCAACGTGTTGCAGTACCCGCTCCCCGCTGCCCGGCGTTGTTACCGGCTCGGGCAGGCGTTGCGGCGGGCGATTGCGTCGTACCCGGAGGACTTGAAAGTGGTCGTCGTCGGCACCGGCGGTCTCTCCCATCAGGTGCATGGCGAGCGCAGCGGCTTCAATAACGAGACATGGGATGCGACCTTTCTCGATTTGATCGTCGACGATCCCGAAAAACTCGCCGAGATGAAGCATGTGGACTACGTGCGACTGGGCGGCGCGGAAAGTGTCGAAACCATTATGTGGCTGGCGATGCGCGGTGCGCTCGGCAGCACGGTGCGGGAGCTGCATCGCAGCTACTACCTGGCGACCAGCACCGCAATGGCGGTCACGCTGTACGAAGGAGAGGGCGCATGA
- a CDS encoding protocatechuate 3,4-dioxygenase (extradiol catechol dioxygenase that catalyzes the oxidative cleavage of substituted catechols; part of the bacterial aromatic compound degradation pathway) — translation MNPQLEGVEALTGTYPFDIRQSIKAMRLNRFFWRMREPDARALWVSDRTAAYDAAGLTAVERDLVDTVDWIGLIQYGVCFFVLEKFARVVRVTNLEMYASMRGETFEDFLKTRKVPGAV, via the coding sequence ATGAATCCGCAACTGGAGGGCGTAGAGGCACTGACCGGCACCTATCCGTTCGATATCCGGCAAAGCATCAAGGCGATGCGCTTGAACCGTTTCTTCTGGCGGATGCGCGAGCCCGATGCCCGTGCCCTGTGGGTCTCGGACCGCACGGCCGCCTACGATGCCGCCGGTTTGACGGCTGTCGAGCGTGATTTGGTGGACACGGTCGATTGGATCGGGCTCATTCAGTACGGTGTCTGTTTTTTCGTCCTGGAAAAATTCGCCCGCGTCGTGCGCGTAACCAATCTCGAAATGTACGCCAGCATGCGCGGCGAAACCTTCGAGGATTTCCTGAAGACACGCAAGGTGCCGGGCGCCGTGTAG
- a CDS encoding MFS transporter yields MKPAEAVDIKAFIDERKVSAYQWLVLVLCFIIVTLDGIDTAIMGFVAPAIMQQWHVARADFGPVMSAAMVGLAIGALVAGPVADKIGRKKVLLGSVACFGVFSVLCVVAHTPLELVALRFLTGLGLGAAMPNATTLLSEYVPSRSRSLLVTIMFTGFNFGSGAGGFLAAWLIPHFGWRSVFLVGGLLPLVSLPFLVWLLPESARMMLIMRVSTQRIARTLGRVCGTRFADDVRFVSPEPVMVSKAPVRMLFADGYAANTVSLWVTYFMGLLIIYLLTGWLPTLIRDAGMPIERAAAITGMFQLGGTVGAVVVGFAMDRMDRNIVIGTAYMLGGVFILALGTGTMQSALLPTLVTLAGFCMSGAQTGLNALAPSCYPTRVRATGVSWMLGMGRLGGILGSAIGGVLLSSGFGLSTVFSLLAAPAVLAALAIVANRASRRLITTTLVER; encoded by the coding sequence ATGAAACCGGCAGAAGCGGTAGACATCAAAGCATTTATCGATGAGCGCAAGGTATCGGCCTATCAGTGGCTGGTGCTGGTGTTGTGTTTCATTATCGTCACGTTGGATGGCATCGACACGGCGATCATGGGCTTTGTCGCGCCGGCAATCATGCAGCAGTGGCATGTCGCGCGTGCCGATTTCGGACCGGTCATGAGCGCGGCGATGGTGGGACTGGCGATCGGCGCGCTCGTGGCAGGTCCGGTGGCGGACAAGATCGGCCGAAAGAAGGTGCTGCTGGGTTCGGTGGCCTGTTTCGGCGTGTTCAGTGTGCTGTGCGTTGTGGCGCATACGCCGCTGGAGCTGGTTGCGCTGCGCTTTCTGACCGGGCTGGGGCTGGGCGCGGCGATGCCGAATGCAACGACCTTGCTGTCGGAGTATGTGCCATCGCGCAGCCGCTCGCTGTTGGTCACGATCATGTTCACCGGGTTCAACTTCGGGTCGGGTGCCGGCGGCTTTCTCGCGGCCTGGTTGATCCCGCATTTCGGTTGGCGTTCGGTGTTTCTCGTCGGCGGTTTATTGCCGCTGGTCAGCTTGCCTTTCCTGGTCTGGCTGCTTCCCGAGTCTGCACGCATGATGTTGATCATGCGGGTCTCCACGCAGCGGATTGCGCGTACGCTCGGTCGCGTCTGCGGAACGCGTTTTGCCGATGATGTCCGTTTCGTCTCTCCGGAGCCGGTCATGGTGTCGAAGGCACCGGTGCGTATGTTGTTTGCCGATGGCTATGCGGCGAATACGGTCAGCTTGTGGGTGACTTACTTCATGGGGCTGCTGATCATCTATCTGCTGACCGGATGGCTGCCCACCTTGATCCGCGATGCCGGCATGCCGATCGAACGGGCCGCGGCGATCACCGGGATGTTCCAGTTGGGCGGCACCGTCGGCGCGGTCGTGGTCGGATTCGCCATGGACCGGATGGATCGCAATATCGTCATCGGAACGGCCTACATGCTGGGCGGGGTCTTTATCCTTGCGCTCGGTACCGGAACGATGCAATCGGCGCTGCTGCCGACCTTGGTGACGCTGGCGGGTTTCTGCATGAGTGGGGCGCAAACGGGGCTGAATGCCTTGGCGCCAAGCTGCTATCCGACCCGCGTGCGGGCCACCGGGGTCAGTTGGATGCTGGGCATGGGGCGGCTCGGCGGTATTTTGGGATCGGCGATCGGTGGCGTGCTGCTGTCGTCCGGATTCGGATTATCGACGGTCTTTTCCTTGTTGGCCGCCCCGGCGGTACTCGCCGCGCTGGCGATCGTTGCAAACCGTGCGTCGCGTCGCTTGATCACGACGACGCTGGTCGAACGCTGA
- a CDS encoding porin: MRQAVVFASAVMSTAAWAQTSVTLYGIVDNGIGYQNNAATVGATSGGAALTKMNQGVWAGSRFGLKGSEDLGGGMKAVFTLESGFNSATGATQYTNAMFGRQAWVGVTHNTYGTLTAGRQYASYYQTMSAFSPTTWVTGYYGAHPGDVDGLDTIYRANNTLEYTSARWYGLQASGSYSFGGVAGSTNAGSTWATGLQYVNGPIGAGVAFERIQNANTAGGAWGANSTTSNGGAEIGVSALTNGYQTARAQQRLAVGMSYKFTPDWDVSATYTNTQYIPGTASSFRDTAIFNTAGAVLHWHASVALDFGAGYAYTQASKANGIGDSARYHQFNLSQYYALSKRTGVYLLEAYQHAKGQTLGSSGAGNIIAATASLGDGMNTTPSSNGNQLAVGAGIIHRF, from the coding sequence ATGCGTCAAGCGGTCGTATTCGCCAGTGCCGTCATGTCGACGGCGGCCTGGGCCCAAACCAGCGTGACGTTGTACGGCATCGTCGATAACGGTATCGGATATCAAAATAACGCGGCGACCGTGGGCGCCACGTCAGGCGGCGCCGCCCTGACCAAGATGAACCAGGGCGTATGGGCCGGTAGTCGTTTCGGCTTGAAAGGCAGTGAAGACCTTGGTGGTGGGATGAAGGCAGTCTTCACCTTGGAGTCGGGGTTCAATTCCGCTACCGGCGCCACGCAATATACCAATGCGATGTTCGGCCGCCAGGCTTGGGTCGGCGTAACGCACAATACGTACGGAACCTTGACGGCGGGGCGTCAGTACGCCTCCTACTACCAAACGATGTCGGCATTCAGTCCGACCACCTGGGTGACCGGCTACTACGGTGCGCATCCCGGCGACGTCGACGGCTTGGATACGATTTATCGCGCCAATAACACGCTGGAGTACACATCGGCGCGCTGGTACGGGCTGCAAGCCAGTGGATCCTATTCCTTCGGAGGCGTGGCCGGCAGTACCAACGCCGGCTCGACCTGGGCGACAGGCCTGCAATATGTGAACGGCCCCATTGGCGCCGGCGTGGCGTTCGAACGTATCCAGAATGCAAACACGGCAGGCGGGGCGTGGGGGGCAAACTCGACGACATCGAACGGCGGCGCCGAAATTGGCGTGTCGGCGCTGACGAACGGTTACCAGACCGCGCGTGCGCAGCAACGGCTTGCCGTCGGCATGAGCTATAAATTCACGCCGGACTGGGATGTGTCGGCGACGTACACCAATACGCAATATATCCCCGGAACGGCATCGAGCTTCCGCGACACGGCGATTTTCAATACGGCTGGCGCGGTCCTGCATTGGCATGCATCGGTGGCCTTGGACTTTGGCGCGGGCTATGCGTATACGCAGGCGAGCAAAGCGAACGGTATCGGCGACAGCGCGCGCTATCATCAGTTCAATTTGTCTCAATATTACGCTTTGTCGAAACGCACCGGAGTGTATCTGCTCGAGGCGTATCAACACGCCAAGGGCCAGACCTTGGGATCGAGCGGCGCAGGCAATATCATCGCGGCAACGGCATCGTTGGGCGACGGGATGAATACGACGCCCTCATCCAACGGCAATCAACTGGCTGTCGGCGCGGGCATCATTCACCGCTTCTGA
- a CDS encoding enolase C-terminal domain-like protein — protein MRIDAVDVRLLESPIKMKRSQGVGSVQASIKRVLLTVKTADGLEGVGEGQAWEVFSGTNENLYHAIASYLRPVLLGRDARHIPQIMADCDRALVANPEAKACVEMALFDLCGKAAGLPLVQLLGGSFRDKIPFSFSIANPDIQADLDLAKAMIADGHRIFKVKTGFSSHAADMRRMTLLREHLGDAEAVDLRVDYNQGLSPYNALAQCRAMEVFQPTFIEQPVPRDALDAMAHLTAALDTPIMADESVFSPAEALTIVQRKAADIISIKLMKAGGLRRAAEVNAIAQAAFLPCYAGTLWEGGVALAAATHFVAATANVSLGCEFYMPRFVFENDILVTPVVAEKGFVQVPTAPGIGVEIDWDVVNKQCVAAC, from the coding sequence GTGAGGATCGATGCAGTCGATGTGAGGTTGTTGGAATCGCCGATCAAGATGAAACGCTCGCAGGGCGTTGGTAGCGTTCAGGCGAGCATCAAGCGGGTGCTGCTGACGGTCAAGACAGCGGACGGCCTCGAAGGCGTTGGCGAAGGCCAGGCCTGGGAGGTTTTCTCAGGGACCAATGAAAACCTCTATCACGCGATAGCCTCCTACCTTCGCCCGGTGCTATTGGGCCGCGATGCGCGCCATATTCCGCAAATCATGGCCGACTGCGATCGCGCCCTCGTGGCGAATCCAGAAGCCAAAGCCTGCGTCGAAATGGCGCTATTCGATCTGTGCGGCAAGGCGGCGGGCTTACCCCTGGTGCAATTGCTGGGGGGCAGTTTTCGCGACAAGATTCCCTTCTCGTTTTCGATCGCGAATCCCGATATCCAGGCCGACCTGGATCTGGCGAAAGCGATGATCGCCGACGGTCATCGTATTTTCAAGGTCAAGACCGGCTTTTCCTCGCACGCCGCGGATATGCGTCGCATGACCTTGCTGCGTGAGCATCTGGGCGACGCCGAGGCGGTCGATCTCCGCGTCGACTACAACCAGGGACTTTCGCCGTATAACGCATTGGCACAGTGCCGCGCGATGGAAGTCTTCCAACCCACCTTCATCGAACAGCCGGTACCGCGTGATGCCTTGGATGCGATGGCGCACCTGACCGCTGCACTCGATACGCCGATCATGGCGGACGAAAGCGTGTTCTCGCCCGCCGAGGCGTTGACGATCGTCCAGCGCAAAGCCGCCGATATCATCAGTATCAAATTAATGAAAGCAGGCGGCTTGCGACGCGCGGCGGAAGTCAATGCCATCGCGCAGGCCGCCTTTTTGCCGTGCTATGCGGGCACGTTATGGGAAGGTGGCGTCGCGCTCGCCGCCGCGACGCATTTTGTTGCGGCGACGGCCAATGTCAGCTTGGGCTGCGAGTTCTATATGCCCCGCTTCGTGTTCGAGAACGATATTCTGGTGACCCCTGTCGTCGCCGAAAAGGGTTTCGTGCAGGTGCCGACCGCGCCGGGCATCGGCGTCGAAATCGATTGGGACGTCGTCAACAAACAATGCGTAGCCGCCTGTTGA
- a CDS encoding transporter substrate-binding domain-containing protein has translation MNRRHFIAMAGASAFAATSPWAYAQSDASTWARVQRTKTVRIGVVRSGIPYYAKDIASGNWSGCMYSFYEGVAKSVGAKLDITETTWGNSVLDLQSNKIDLFFGLNPTPQRAAVIDFTNPVLNIAFTVLTKTPEKFATWASLDSPEFTVAVDNGSSHDALATRLLKKANIVRLESASEATLAVQTGRANAQVIVLPLALSVVAKNPAAGKMVIPTPQENATSNGGVRKEADAQWLQHVNAWIAQAHASGQIKQAFFSSLQNLAGVPADAIPKDLSV, from the coding sequence ATGAATCGACGTCACTTCATCGCGATGGCAGGTGCATCGGCATTCGCCGCCACTTCCCCATGGGCCTATGCACAATCGGATGCATCCACGTGGGCGAGAGTGCAACGTACCAAGACGGTTCGAATCGGGGTCGTCCGGAGCGGCATCCCTTATTATGCGAAAGACATCGCCTCGGGAAACTGGTCGGGCTGTATGTACTCGTTCTATGAGGGTGTCGCGAAAAGTGTCGGCGCGAAACTGGACATCACGGAGACGACGTGGGGCAATTCCGTGCTCGACCTCCAATCTAATAAAATCGATCTGTTTTTTGGGCTGAATCCAACGCCGCAACGTGCCGCCGTGATCGATTTCACGAACCCGGTGCTGAATATCGCCTTCACCGTGTTGACGAAGACGCCGGAGAAGTTCGCCACGTGGGCGAGTCTGGATTCGCCGGAATTCACCGTGGCCGTGGACAATGGTTCGTCGCACGATGCGCTCGCGACGCGCTTGTTGAAGAAAGCTAATATCGTGCGTCTCGAAAGTGCATCGGAGGCGACGCTGGCCGTTCAAACCGGGCGGGCCAATGCACAGGTGATCGTGTTGCCGCTGGCGTTGAGCGTGGTGGCAAAGAACCCGGCGGCGGGCAAGATGGTCATTCCGACGCCGCAAGAAAACGCCACGTCCAATGGCGGCGTGCGCAAGGAAGCCGATGCGCAGTGGCTGCAACACGTCAATGCATGGATCGCGCAAGCGCATGCGAGCGGGCAGATCAAGCAGGCGTTCTTCTCGAGTCTGCAGAATCTCGCAGGCGTTCCGGCAGACGCGATTCCGAAGGACCTATCCGTTTAA
- a CDS encoding amidase, which yields MNDRLDIAPSTGASEVASTTKQADGRHVRDPRLVYAGAAEQARALALGEISAAALLEQVLARIARFDPVLNAVIFLDADAARAAAQAADIALAQGVRLPLLGVPVTVKESFDVAGWPTTVGNPLYRDNVAQQDAPAIAALRAAGAILVGKTNVPLGLADLQSANDIHGITRNPWDPARTPGGSSGGSAAALAAGFSALELGSDIGGSIRIPAHFTGVFGHKPSQGLISLRGTGVPQGRHATRDLTVAGPMARTAADLELALDLLVNQDPVERKAWRVSLPAARHTRLSDFRVLLLDHWPGTEASITERDVVARVARNLQASNVTVLTPDSLTAGTADAVLPDLIAAHALYRSLLGASLVNPPPLDDSAAARLAALRDDDTSADAAWLRSFSITHRAWLAQHEARLALRAQWEALFAHIDVIVTPVAPLPAFAHNNTLNKDARQFPVAYPDGEKHLYFRELFHWAGLPVLPGLPATSFPVGRDASGLPIGAQAVGAYLEDRTPLAFARLYEAAFGGFIAPPGY from the coding sequence GTGAACGATCGTCTTGATATTGCGCCCTCGACCGGTGCTTCCGAAGTGGCGTCGACAACAAAGCAGGCAGACGGGCGGCACGTCCGCGATCCGCGCCTGGTGTATGCGGGTGCAGCCGAGCAAGCACGGGCGCTGGCGCTTGGTGAGATCAGTGCGGCCGCCCTGCTGGAACAGGTGCTGGCACGTATCGCTCGCTTCGATCCCGTGCTCAACGCGGTGATTTTTCTTGACGCCGACGCGGCACGCGCCGCCGCACAGGCTGCCGATATCGCACTGGCACAAGGCGTTCGATTGCCATTGCTCGGCGTGCCGGTTACGGTCAAGGAGTCCTTCGACGTCGCAGGCTGGCCGACGACGGTCGGTAATCCGCTCTATCGTGATAATGTCGCGCAGCAGGACGCGCCAGCGATCGCGGCCCTTCGCGCCGCCGGCGCGATTCTGGTCGGGAAAACCAATGTACCGCTCGGGCTGGCTGACTTGCAAAGTGCCAACGACATCCATGGCATCACGCGCAATCCGTGGGACCCAGCACGTACGCCCGGCGGTTCATCCGGTGGCTCTGCCGCCGCACTGGCGGCCGGTTTCTCGGCACTTGAATTGGGCTCCGACATCGGGGGATCGATTCGTATACCGGCGCACTTCACCGGGGTTTTCGGGCATAAGCCGAGTCAAGGCCTGATTTCGCTACGCGGCACCGGCGTCCCACAAGGACGGCATGCGACGCGCGACCTGACCGTGGCAGGTCCCATGGCGCGTACCGCGGCCGATCTCGAATTGGCACTGGATTTGTTGGTGAACCAGGATCCGGTCGAGCGCAAGGCGTGGCGCGTGTCCTTGCCTGCGGCGCGCCACACGCGGCTATCCGATTTTCGCGTCTTGCTGTTGGACCACTGGCCGGGCACCGAGGCCAGTATCACCGAGCGCGACGTCGTGGCGCGCGTCGCCCGGAATCTGCAGGCGAGCAACGTGACCGTGCTGACGCCGGACAGCTTGACGGCAGGCACCGCCGACGCCGTCTTACCCGATTTGATCGCCGCGCATGCACTCTATCGCTCATTGCTGGGGGCTTCGCTGGTGAACCCGCCGCCGCTCGACGACAGCGCCGCAGCCCGGCTAGCCGCATTGCGCGACGACGACACCTCCGCCGATGCGGCCTGGTTGCGCTCGTTCTCGATCACGCATCGCGCCTGGCTGGCACAGCATGAAGCACGTTTGGCACTGCGCGCCCAATGGGAGGCGCTGTTCGCGCATATCGACGTCATCGTCACGCCGGTTGCGCCGTTGCCGGCATTCGCTCACAACAACACGCTGAACAAAGATGCACGGCAGTTTCCCGTGGCCTACCCGGACGGGGAAAAACACCTGTATTTCCGCGAGCTATTCCATTGGGCCGGCTTGCCTGTATTGCCGGGCTTGCCCGCAACGAGCTTTCCGGTCGGGCGCGACGCCTCGGGCTTACCGATCGGTGCGCAAGCGGTGGGGGCGTATCTCGAGGACCGCACGCCGCTCGCGTTCGCACGCCTTTACGAAGCGGCGTTCGGCGGCTTTATCGCGCCGCCCGGTTATTAA